The Aeromicrobium yanjiei genome includes a region encoding these proteins:
- a CDS encoding ABC transporter substrate-binding protein translates to MKRSTTTIRLAAVAVTSALVLAACGGSDSDGGGDKKTESAPANKGDGTLTIGQLLPQTGSLAYLGPPEFAGVDLAIKDINAAGGVNGKDVVGVKADSGDTDSGIAPAETDKLLKAKSDVVVGAASSGVSLTVIDKIMSAGVVQFSPANTSTDFDEGDYSKPDLYFRTAPSDILQGAVLANLLIEDGKQNVAILARQDAYGETLAKEVTKNLKDAGSTVAASVLYSEKTGPGDSQITEIANAKADAVLLIAFEETTTIIPKLIQAGAGPQDVSTYFVDGNTANYGKGDAASLPDGTLKGTKGTIPGAEAKTEFRDRLATVNSKLKDYAYSAESYDATVVSALAAIVAGDDSGEAIAKEIPNVTKGGEKCDSFESCAALLKDDPKTDIDYDGVSGPIELGETGSPTAASIGIYEYDGKNKIEPIKYIAGNI, encoded by the coding sequence ATGAAACGCAGTACCACAACGATTCGCCTGGCTGCAGTTGCAGTCACGAGCGCTCTCGTTCTCGCTGCCTGTGGCGGTAGCGACAGCGACGGTGGCGGCGACAAGAAGACCGAGTCCGCTCCTGCCAACAAGGGTGACGGCACACTGACCATCGGTCAGCTGCTCCCGCAGACCGGCAGCCTCGCGTACCTCGGCCCGCCGGAGTTCGCGGGTGTCGACCTGGCCATCAAGGACATCAACGCCGCCGGTGGCGTCAACGGCAAGGACGTCGTCGGCGTCAAGGCCGACTCCGGTGACACCGACTCGGGCATCGCCCCGGCCGAGACCGACAAGCTGCTCAAGGCCAAGTCCGACGTCGTCGTCGGTGCTGCCTCCTCGGGTGTCTCGCTGACCGTCATCGACAAGATCATGTCGGCCGGCGTCGTGCAGTTCTCGCCCGCCAACACGTCGACCGACTTCGACGAGGGTGACTACTCCAAGCCCGACCTGTACTTCCGCACCGCACCGTCCGACATCCTGCAGGGTGCGGTTCTGGCCAACCTCCTCATCGAGGACGGAAAGCAGAACGTCGCGATCCTGGCCCGCCAGGACGCGTACGGCGAGACCCTCGCCAAGGAGGTCACCAAGAACCTCAAGGACGCCGGTTCGACCGTCGCCGCCAGCGTTCTCTACAGCGAGAAGACCGGTCCCGGCGACAGCCAGATCACCGAGATCGCCAACGCCAAGGCTGATGCCGTGCTCCTCATCGCGTTCGAGGAGACCACGACGATCATCCCGAAGCTCATCCAGGCCGGCGCCGGCCCGCAGGACGTCTCGACGTACTTCGTCGACGGCAACACGGCCAACTACGGCAAGGGTGACGCGGCTTCGCTGCCTGACGGCACGCTCAAGGGCACCAAGGGCACCATCCCGGGCGCCGAGGCCAAGACGGAGTTCCGTGACCGTCTCGCCACGGTCAACTCCAAGCTGAAGGATTACGCCTACTCGGCCGAGTCCTACGACGCGACCGTCGTGTCGGCTCTCGCGGCCATCGTCGCGGGCGACGACTCCGGCGAGGCGATCGCCAAGGAGATCCCGAACGTCACCAAGGGCGGCGAGAAGTGCGACTCGTTCGAGTCGTGCGCCGCGCTGCTGAAGGATGACCCGAAGACCGACATCGACTACGACGGTGTCTCCGGTCCGATCGAGCTCGGCGAGACGGGCAGCCCCACGGCCGCCTCGATCGGCATCTACGAGTACGACGGCAAGAACAAGATCGAGCCCATCAAGTACATCGCGGGCAACATCTGA
- a CDS encoding ANTAR domain-containing response regulator — protein sequence MPPPSGSSPQPRVVIAEDEALIRLDLAEMLAEEGYEVVGQAGDGEAAVELVLRHRPDLVVMDVKMPKLDGIAAAAQIAQERIAPVVMLTAFSQRELVERAREAGAMAYLVKPFTKSDLVPAIEMARSRFAEIRQLESEVGDLTDQLATRKAVERAKGLLQEALDISEPEAFRWIQRTAMDLRLTMMQVAQGVIDHGPALGKTAD from the coding sequence ATGCCACCCCCATCGGGATCGTCCCCGCAGCCCCGTGTCGTGATCGCCGAGGACGAGGCGCTGATCCGCCTCGATCTTGCCGAGATGCTCGCCGAGGAGGGCTACGAGGTCGTCGGCCAGGCCGGTGACGGTGAGGCCGCGGTCGAGCTCGTCCTGCGGCACCGGCCCGATCTCGTCGTGATGGACGTCAAGATGCCCAAGCTCGACGGGATCGCGGCGGCGGCGCAGATCGCCCAGGAGCGGATCGCGCCGGTCGTCATGCTGACCGCGTTCAGCCAGCGCGAGCTGGTGGAGCGCGCGCGGGAGGCGGGCGCGATGGCGTACCTCGTCAAGCCCTTCACGAAGTCCGACCTGGTCCCCGCGATCGAGATGGCCCGCAGCCGTTTCGCCGAGATCCGCCAGCTCGAGAGCGAGGTCGGCGACCTGACCGATCAGCTGGCCACCCGCAAGGCGGTCGAGCGGGCCAAGGGCCTGCTGCAGGAGGCCCTGGACATCAGCGAGCCCGAGGCGTTCCGCTGGATCCAGCGCACCGCGATGGACCTGCGTCTGACGATGATGCAGGTCGCTCAGGGTGTCATCGACCACGGCCCGGCACTCGGGAAGACGGCCGACTGA
- the polA gene encoding DNA polymerase I, with protein sequence MDRLLLIDGHSVAYRAFFALPVDNFSTTTGQHTNAVFGFTSMLINVLRDEAPTHVAVAFDVSRKTFRLEQYPDYKGNRSKSPQEFTGQIPLIKQVLDALHITTFEKDGFEADDIIGTLATRAESAGMEVLICTGDRDALQLVTDTTTVLYPRKGVSDLARMTPEAVQEKYGVAPVNYPDIAAMVGETSDNLPGVPGVGPKTAAKWLAQFGSLDEIIAKADQIPGKAGASLREHLDDVIRNRSINALIRDLDLPAGPADLAFDTVWDREAIHTVFDALEFNALRVRLFEAFGETPPQAEDGFDLDGRTLEPGAVAAWLDAQEPGGRLGLHVQGSWGRGTGDVVALAIASDESAVWINTDDITPEDDAALAAWLADPERPKVLHDAKGPLLALAARGWTVAGLVADTALSAYVVRPDQRSYDLGDLSVRYLKRELRDDSDDAGQLTLDTDTLGGEAGMLRARATLDLARVLDEEVEQHGGTALITDVELPLVATLARMERTGIAVDDDHLVGLESEFAARAQNAAAEAFAAIGGKEINLGSPKQLQVVLFDELGMPKTKKTKTGYTTDADSLQQLYAKTGHPFLQHLLDHRDVTRLRQTVEGLRKSISDDGRIHTTYAQTIAATGRLSSNDPNLQNIPIRTASGRRIREAFCVGDGFETLLTADYSQIEMRIMAHLSEDADLIAAFNSGEDFHTIMAAKVFAKDPADIDTELRAKIKAMNYGLAYGLSSYGLSQQLSISTGEAQGLMDDYFQRFGGVRDYLRGLVDEARRTGYTETIMGRRRYLPDLQSDNRQRREMAERMALNAPIQGSAADIIKVAMLGVERALDAAGLTSRMLLQVHDELVLEVAPGEQAQVEQLVREQMASAAELSVPLDVSVGIGRTWHEAGH encoded by the coding sequence GTGGACCGCCTCCTGCTGATCGACGGCCATTCCGTCGCCTACCGTGCCTTCTTCGCCCTCCCCGTCGACAACTTCTCGACGACCACGGGCCAACACACCAATGCCGTCTTCGGCTTCACGTCGATGCTCATCAACGTGCTGCGCGACGAGGCGCCGACACACGTCGCGGTGGCCTTCGACGTCTCCCGCAAGACGTTCCGGCTCGAGCAGTACCCCGACTACAAGGGCAACAGGTCCAAGTCGCCGCAGGAGTTCACCGGCCAGATCCCACTGATCAAGCAGGTGCTCGACGCGCTGCACATCACGACGTTCGAGAAGGACGGCTTCGAGGCCGACGACATCATCGGCACCCTCGCGACCCGGGCCGAGTCCGCGGGCATGGAGGTGCTGATCTGCACGGGCGACCGCGACGCCCTGCAGCTGGTGACCGACACGACCACCGTGCTCTATCCCCGCAAGGGCGTCTCCGACCTCGCGCGGATGACCCCCGAGGCGGTGCAGGAGAAGTACGGCGTCGCGCCGGTCAACTATCCCGACATCGCCGCGATGGTGGGCGAGACGAGCGACAACCTGCCCGGCGTCCCCGGCGTCGGCCCCAAGACGGCGGCCAAGTGGCTCGCGCAGTTCGGCTCCCTCGACGAGATCATCGCGAAGGCCGACCAGATCCCCGGCAAGGCCGGCGCCTCGCTGCGTGAGCACCTCGACGACGTCATCCGCAACCGCAGCATCAACGCGCTGATCCGCGACCTCGACCTCCCCGCGGGGCCGGCCGACCTGGCGTTCGACACGGTGTGGGACCGCGAGGCGATCCACACGGTGTTCGACGCGCTGGAGTTCAACGCGCTGCGGGTGCGGCTGTTCGAGGCGTTCGGCGAGACCCCGCCGCAGGCCGAGGACGGCTTCGACCTCGACGGCAGGACGCTCGAGCCCGGCGCGGTGGCCGCGTGGCTCGACGCGCAGGAGCCCGGCGGGCGGCTCGGCCTGCACGTGCAGGGGTCGTGGGGCCGCGGCACGGGCGACGTGGTGGCCCTCGCGATCGCCTCGGACGAGTCCGCGGTCTGGATCAACACCGACGACATCACCCCCGAGGACGACGCCGCGCTCGCCGCGTGGCTGGCCGATCCCGAGCGTCCCAAGGTGCTGCACGACGCCAAGGGGCCGCTGCTGGCCCTCGCCGCACGGGGCTGGACGGTGGCCGGCCTCGTCGCCGACACCGCACTGTCCGCGTACGTCGTGCGGCCCGATCAGCGTTCCTACGACCTGGGCGATCTGTCGGTGCGCTACCTGAAGCGCGAGCTCCGCGACGACTCCGACGACGCCGGCCAGCTGACGCTCGACACCGACACCCTCGGCGGCGAGGCCGGCATGCTGCGCGCCCGGGCCACCCTCGACCTGGCCAGGGTGCTGGACGAGGAGGTCGAGCAGCACGGAGGCACTGCACTGATCACCGACGTCGAGCTGCCGCTGGTCGCGACGCTGGCGCGCATGGAGCGCACCGGCATCGCGGTCGACGACGACCACCTGGTCGGGCTCGAGTCCGAGTTCGCGGCGCGCGCGCAGAACGCGGCAGCCGAGGCCTTCGCCGCGATCGGCGGCAAGGAGATCAACCTGGGCTCGCCCAAGCAGCTGCAGGTCGTGCTCTTCGACGAGCTCGGCATGCCCAAGACCAAGAAGACCAAGACCGGCTACACGACCGACGCGGACTCACTGCAGCAGCTCTACGCCAAGACCGGGCACCCGTTCCTGCAGCACCTGCTCGACCACCGCGACGTCACCCGGCTGCGCCAGACGGTCGAGGGGCTGCGCAAGTCGATCTCGGACGACGGACGCATCCACACGACGTACGCCCAGACGATCGCGGCGACGGGCCGACTGAGCTCCAACGACCCCAACCTGCAGAACATCCCGATCCGCACCGCGTCGGGACGTCGCATCCGCGAGGCGTTCTGCGTCGGGGACGGCTTCGAGACGCTGCTGACCGCCGACTACAGCCAGATCGAGATGCGCATCATGGCGCACCTGTCCGAGGACGCCGATCTCATCGCGGCGTTCAACTCCGGCGAGGACTTCCACACGATCATGGCGGCCAAGGTGTTCGCCAAGGATCCGGCCGACATCGACACCGAGCTGCGCGCCAAGATCAAGGCGATGAACTACGGCTTGGCCTACGGCCTGTCGTCGTACGGGCTCAGCCAGCAGCTCAGCATCTCGACCGGCGAGGCGCAGGGCCTGATGGACGACTACTTCCAGCGGTTCGGTGGGGTGCGCGACTACCTGCGCGGGCTCGTCGACGAGGCGCGTCGCACCGGCTACACCGAGACGATCATGGGCCGGCGCCGCTATCTGCCGGATCTGCAGAGCGACAACCGCCAGCGTCGCGAGATGGCCGAGCGCATGGCGCTCAACGCCCCCATCCAGGGATCGGCAGCCGACATCATCAAGGTCGCGATGCTCGGGGTCGAGCGCGCTCTCGACGCAGCCGGGCTGACGTCGCGGATGCTGCTGCAGGTGCACGACGAGCTCGTGCTGGAGGTGGCGCCGGGGGAGCAGGCCCAGGTCGAGCAGCTGGTCCGCGAGCAGATGGCCTCGGCGGCCGAGCTGTCGGTCCCGCTGGACGTCTCGGTCGGCATCGGCCGCACCTGGCACGAGGCCGGCCACTGA
- a CDS encoding DUF554 domain-containing protein, which produces MFVGYGTATNVVAVLAGSGLGLLIGHRLSPHVRTTVTAALGLVTLLIAAQAAMEVSSSDLSDAVGTSAPMLIVLGALVLGGIAGSFLRLEDRLEAFGGVLQRRLTRGDAGEGRERFIEGFVISSLVFCVGPLTILGSINEGLGNGADQLLLKSTLDAFAALAFAASFGIGVMASAVSVLVIQGSLTVLGAVLGSFLPDAHLVALTATGGLILIGVALRLLDIKAIAVADLLPALVVAPILCQIAIAVH; this is translated from the coding sequence ATGTTCGTCGGGTACGGCACCGCCACCAATGTCGTGGCCGTGCTCGCAGGCTCGGGTCTCGGTCTCCTGATCGGCCACCGGCTCAGCCCTCACGTGCGTACGACGGTCACGGCCGCCCTCGGCCTGGTGACCCTGCTCATCGCCGCGCAGGCCGCGATGGAGGTGTCCTCCTCCGACCTGAGCGACGCCGTCGGCACCAGCGCCCCCATGCTCATCGTCCTGGGCGCGTTGGTGCTCGGCGGGATCGCCGGATCGTTCCTGCGCCTGGAGGACCGCCTCGAGGCGTTCGGCGGCGTCCTTCAGCGACGACTGACCCGCGGGGACGCCGGCGAGGGACGCGAGCGGTTCATCGAGGGCTTCGTGATCAGCTCGCTGGTCTTCTGCGTGGGCCCGCTGACGATCCTCGGCTCGATCAACGAGGGTCTCGGCAACGGCGCCGACCAGCTCCTGCTCAAGTCGACGCTGGACGCGTTCGCGGCGCTCGCGTTCGCGGCCTCGTTCGGCATCGGGGTCATGGCCTCGGCCGTGTCGGTCCTGGTGATCCAGGGATCGCTGACCGTGCTGGGCGCAGTCCTCGGCTCGTTCCTGCCCGACGCGCACCTCGTCGCCCTGACCGCCACCGGAGGCCTGATCCTGATCGGCGTCGCCCTGCGGTTGCTGGACATCAAGGCCATCGCGGTGGCTGACCTGCTGCCTGCACTCGTGGTGGCGCCGATTCTGTGCCAGATTGCTATCGCAGTTCACTGA
- a CDS encoding branched-chain amino acid ABC transporter permease, producing the protein MPASASAETTPTPTTPAPTGAAPDQNPIVEGANITVTLKDLKGGDGEPTPIPGVSLTVFKDSKTGEEQGTQTTDKTGRVSIGIPGNGTYVVVLDPQTLPQGVKLSGAGETTKTVQVKLASSNFVQFQIGALVVEKASKASQIIDGTRSGIIKGLLIALAALGLSLIFGTTGLTNFAHGELITLGAITTYIFNQGAGLPVILAGVCAVIVCAIFGYLQDRGLWRPLRHRGTGLIAMMIVSIGLAVFMRSIFQYGFGGSTRTLSEYVVQGRQSYGPIDLSHKEIAILIVTIVTIAVTCIALMRTRLGKAMRAVSDNPALSASSGMRVDGVISAVWVLGTALTGLAGVLLAVQEQVKFQMGFDLLLLVFAGVTLGGLGTIWGALVGSLIIGLMVELGPVFGVPASIKEVGALVVLILILLVRPQGILGKAQRIG; encoded by the coding sequence GTGCCCGCCTCGGCATCGGCCGAGACGACCCCCACCCCCACCACCCCCGCACCGACCGGCGCCGCACCCGATCAGAACCCGATCGTGGAGGGCGCCAACATCACGGTGACGCTGAAGGACCTCAAGGGCGGCGATGGTGAACCCACCCCGATCCCCGGCGTCTCGCTGACGGTGTTCAAGGACAGCAAGACCGGTGAGGAGCAGGGCACCCAGACCACCGACAAGACCGGCCGGGTCAGCATCGGCATCCCCGGCAACGGCACCTACGTCGTCGTGCTCGACCCGCAGACGCTGCCCCAGGGCGTCAAGCTGAGCGGCGCCGGCGAGACGACCAAGACCGTCCAGGTCAAGCTCGCCTCGTCCAACTTCGTGCAGTTCCAGATCGGCGCCCTCGTGGTCGAGAAGGCCTCCAAGGCCAGCCAGATCATCGACGGCACCCGGTCGGGCATCATCAAGGGTCTGCTGATCGCCCTCGCCGCCCTCGGCCTGTCGCTCATCTTCGGCACCACCGGGCTGACCAACTTCGCGCACGGCGAGCTCATCACGCTCGGCGCGATCACGACGTACATCTTCAACCAGGGCGCCGGGCTACCCGTGATCCTGGCCGGCGTGTGCGCGGTGATCGTGTGTGCGATCTTCGGCTACCTGCAGGACAGGGGGCTGTGGCGACCACTACGGCATCGCGGCACCGGACTGATCGCCATGATGATCGTGTCGATCGGCCTCGCCGTGTTCATGCGCAGCATCTTCCAGTACGGCTTCGGCGGGTCCACCCGCACGCTGTCGGAGTACGTCGTGCAGGGCCGACAGAGCTACGGCCCGATCGACCTGTCGCACAAGGAGATCGCGATCCTCATCGTCACGATCGTGACGATCGCGGTCACCTGCATCGCCCTGATGCGTACCCGCCTCGGCAAGGCGATGCGAGCGGTCTCCGACAACCCGGCACTGTCCGCGTCCTCGGGCATGCGCGTCGACGGGGTCATCTCGGCGGTGTGGGTGCTCGGCACCGCACTGACCGGCCTGGCCGGCGTGCTCCTCGCGGTGCAGGAGCAGGTCAAGTTCCAGATGGGATTCGACCTTCTGCTCCTCGTCTTCGCGGGCGTCACCCTCGGCGGCCTCGGGACGATCTGGGGAGCGCTGGTCGGCTCGCTGATCATCGGCCTGATGGTCGAGCTCGGGCCGGTCTTCGGTGTGCCTGCCTCGATCAAGGAGGTCGGCGCGCTCGTCGTGCTGATCCTGATCCTTCTCGTCAGGCCTCAAGGCATCCTCGGCAAAGCCCAGCGGATCGGATAG
- a CDS encoding branched-chain amino acid ABC transporter permease — translation MDFGTIIDAAFSAAFGPQAIVFALAAIGLNVHFGYTGLLNFGQAGFMAIAAFGLAVSVVTWDLPFLLGIVIGLLGAVVLALILGVPTLRLRADYLAIVTIASSEILRLIFGAVEFKSTFGGSNGLNGFVGPYQKLNPYDDGLSLGVVSFSRNDLWSITVGWTLVAISCLIVWALMRSPWGRVLKSIREDEDAVRSLGKNVFAYKMQALVLGGVFGGIAGIFHILKQGSAVPTDFNTTFTFYAYAALLIGGAARVLGPVVGSMLFWFLIAGIGSFFSEATKGTNPVIPSWIMEPDQASLIRLILLGLGLMLLMIFRPQGIFGDRREIAIDGR, via the coding sequence ATGGATTTCGGAACCATCATCGACGCCGCCTTCTCGGCGGCATTCGGACCGCAGGCCATCGTCTTCGCACTCGCCGCGATCGGCCTCAACGTCCACTTCGGCTACACCGGTCTGCTGAACTTCGGCCAGGCCGGCTTCATGGCGATCGCCGCCTTCGGCCTCGCCGTCAGCGTCGTCACCTGGGACCTGCCGTTCCTGCTGGGCATCGTCATCGGTCTGCTCGGCGCGGTCGTCCTCGCCCTCATCCTCGGCGTGCCGACCCTGCGCCTGCGGGCCGACTACCTCGCGATCGTGACGATCGCATCGTCGGAGATCCTGCGGCTCATCTTCGGCGCAGTCGAGTTCAAGAGCACGTTCGGCGGCTCCAACGGCCTCAACGGCTTCGTGGGCCCCTACCAGAAGCTCAACCCGTACGACGACGGGCTGAGCCTCGGCGTCGTGTCGTTCAGCCGCAACGACCTCTGGTCGATCACGGTCGGGTGGACGCTCGTCGCGATCTCGTGCCTCATCGTGTGGGCGCTCATGCGCAGCCCGTGGGGACGTGTCCTGAAGTCGATCCGTGAGGACGAGGACGCCGTGCGCTCGCTCGGCAAGAACGTCTTCGCCTACAAGATGCAGGCGCTCGTCCTCGGTGGCGTGTTCGGCGGCATCGCCGGCATCTTCCACATCCTCAAGCAGGGCTCGGCCGTGCCGACCGACTTCAACACCACCTTCACCTTCTACGCGTACGCCGCCCTGCTCATCGGTGGCGCCGCGCGGGTGCTCGGCCCGGTCGTCGGCTCGATGCTCTTCTGGTTCCTCATCGCGGGCATCGGCTCGTTCTTCAGCGAGGCGACCAAGGGCACCAACCCCGTGATCCCCAGCTGGATCATGGAGCCCGACCAGGCCAGCCTCATCCGCCTCATCCTCCTTGGACTGGGCCTCATGCTGCTGATGATCTTCCGACCCCAGGGGATCTTCGGCGACCGAAGGGAGATCGCAATCGATGGCCGCTGA
- a CDS encoding GNAT family N-acetyltransferase, translating into MSARPHIILRDADREDAAALIDLWTECAGASVDEGSEAFTQQSLWRQPGIAEASAALDLSFTRPDKRIIVALVEGEIVGATVCDIGTLTPINLTRVLVVTEIQVSPRFRRKSVASTLLSAAASYGEDNNCEIVVAAIPVHSREPHRYLTKIGFNQIAVLRAIQSSKLRSRLTTKATNSRDTGKLIAVRRTLRRRQGDVRGARPRP; encoded by the coding sequence ATGTCGGCCCGACCGCACATCATCCTGAGGGACGCCGACCGCGAGGACGCGGCGGCGCTCATCGACCTGTGGACCGAGTGCGCGGGCGCGAGCGTCGACGAGGGCTCCGAGGCGTTCACGCAGCAGTCCTTGTGGCGACAGCCGGGCATCGCCGAGGCCTCGGCCGCTCTCGACCTGTCGTTCACGCGACCTGACAAGCGCATCATCGTCGCGCTGGTCGAGGGCGAGATCGTCGGCGCCACGGTGTGCGACATCGGCACCTTGACCCCGATCAACCTCACCCGCGTCCTTGTCGTGACCGAGATCCAGGTCTCGCCCCGCTTCCGGCGCAAGTCGGTCGCCTCGACGCTGCTGTCGGCGGCCGCGAGCTACGGCGAGGACAACAACTGCGAGATCGTCGTGGCGGCGATCCCCGTCCACTCGCGCGAGCCGCACCGATATCTGACCAAGATCGGCTTCAACCAGATCGCGGTCCTGCGGGCCATCCAGTCCAGCAAGCTGCGCTCGCGCCTGACGACCAAGGCCACGAACTCCCGCGACACCGGCAAGCTCATCGCGGTGCGCCGTACGCTGCGCCGCCGCCAGGGTGACGTGCGCGGGGCCCGCCCGCGCCCGTAG
- a CDS encoding ABC transporter ATP-binding protein, whose translation MAAELSGASGSLAGVSNEPGASKPDPIIKGSNITRTFGGLKAVDVEKIEIQRGVITALIGPNGAGKTTLFNLLTGFDEPDSGTWTFNDKPLAKVPAYKVARLGMVRTFQLTKVLAKLTVIENMRLGAKGQRGEKFLSAAFKSLWKSQEDENTKRADALLERFKLDAKREDFAGSLSGGQRKLLEMARALMVDPELIMLDEPMAGVNPALKQSLLGHVKSLRDEGRTVLFVEHDMDMVRDISDWVIVMAQGQIVAEGTPQSVMADQRVIDAYLGAHHDTDITEIDVSELEQEAEAELEAEAAEEKKP comes from the coding sequence ATGGCCGCTGAACTCAGTGGGGCCAGTGGATCGCTCGCTGGTGTCTCCAACGAACCCGGGGCCTCCAAGCCCGACCCGATCATCAAGGGCAGCAACATCACCCGCACGTTCGGCGGCCTCAAGGCCGTCGACGTCGAGAAGATCGAGATCCAGCGCGGCGTCATCACCGCTCTCATCGGTCCCAACGGTGCCGGCAAGACGACGCTGTTCAACCTGCTGACCGGCTTCGACGAGCCCGACAGCGGCACGTGGACGTTCAACGACAAGCCGCTCGCCAAGGTGCCGGCGTACAAGGTCGCCCGCCTCGGCATGGTCCGCACGTTCCAGCTGACCAAGGTGCTCGCCAAGCTCACGGTCATCGAGAACATGCGGCTCGGCGCCAAGGGCCAGCGCGGCGAGAAGTTCCTCTCCGCGGCGTTCAAGTCGCTGTGGAAGTCGCAGGAGGACGAGAACACCAAGCGGGCCGACGCGCTGCTCGAGCGCTTCAAGCTCGACGCCAAGCGCGAGGACTTCGCCGGCTCGCTCTCGGGCGGCCAGCGCAAGCTGCTGGAGATGGCGCGCGCTCTCATGGTCGACCCCGAGCTGATCATGCTCGACGAGCCCATGGCCGGCGTGAACCCGGCCCTCAAGCAGTCGCTGCTCGGCCACGTGAAGTCGCTGCGCGACGAGGGACGCACCGTCCTGTTCGTCGAGCACGACATGGACATGGTCCGCGACATCTCCGACTGGGTCATCGTCATGGCGCAGGGGCAGATCGTCGCCGAGGGCACCCCCCAGTCGGTCATGGCCGATCAGCGGGTCATCGACGCGTACCTGGGCGCCCACCACGACACCGACATCACCGAGATCGACGTCTCGGAGCTCGAGCAGGAGGCTGAGGCCGAGCTCGAGGCCGAGGCCGCCGAGGAGAAGAAGCCATGA
- a CDS encoding ABC transporter ATP-binding protein produces the protein MTDSPTTMSEREKHLANADGAVLRADNLIAGYLPGVNILNGADLYCQPGELVGIIGPNGAGKSTLLKALFGLVKVHEGSVKLKGDDITNQRADQLVTKGIGFVPQTENVFPSLTIEENLEMGCYQDPKRFTERFGFVTDLFPRLGERRKQRAGQLSGGERQMVAMGRALMMDPSVLLLDEPSAGLSPVLQDEVFVQTRNINKAGVSIVMVEQNARRCLQICDRGYVLDHGTNAYSGTGRSLANDPKVIELYLGTLGQNAD, from the coding sequence ATGACCGACTCCCCCACCACCATGTCCGAGCGCGAGAAGCACCTCGCCAATGCCGACGGGGCCGTGCTGCGCGCGGACAACCTGATCGCGGGCTACTTGCCGGGGGTCAACATCCTCAACGGCGCGGACCTGTACTGCCAGCCCGGCGAGCTTGTCGGCATCATCGGCCCCAACGGCGCCGGCAAGTCGACGCTGCTGAAGGCGCTGTTCGGCCTGGTCAAGGTCCACGAGGGCTCGGTCAAGCTCAAGGGTGACGACATCACCAACCAGCGTGCCGACCAGCTCGTCACCAAGGGCATCGGCTTCGTCCCGCAGACCGAGAACGTGTTCCCGAGCCTCACGATCGAGGAGAACCTCGAGATGGGCTGCTACCAGGACCCCAAGCGGTTCACCGAGCGCTTCGGATTCGTGACCGACCTGTTCCCGCGGCTCGGCGAGCGTCGCAAGCAGCGCGCCGGGCAGCTGTCCGGTGGTGAGCGTCAGATGGTGGCGATGGGACGCGCCCTGATGATGGACCCGTCCGTGCTGCTGCTCGACGAGCCGTCCGCAGGTCTGTCGCCGGTGCTCCAGGACGAGGTGTTCGTGCAGACGCGCAACATCAACAAGGCCGGCGTCTCGATCGTCATGGTCGAGCAGAACGCTCGCCGCTGCCTGCAGATCTGCGACCGCGGCTACGTCCTCGACCACGGCACCAACGCGTACTCCGGCACGGGACGCTCGCTGGCCAACGATCCCAAGGTCATCGAGCTCTACCTCGGCACCCTGGGCCAGAACGCCGACTGA